The following coding sequences lie in one Brienomyrus brachyistius isolate T26 unplaced genomic scaffold, BBRACH_0.4 scaffold27, whole genome shotgun sequence genomic window:
- the LOC125721048 gene encoding zinc finger BED domain-containing protein 6-like, protein MPSRHYFTEKALPALYKKISDKLLVLLSDVPYVLFTTDIWSSSVAPMSLLSLTAQWIGSSFVLRRAILHVQEFRGSHTAERIQQSVEKMINNWGIDKQRVHVILRDNAANMKKAMRDMGVPSVGCVAHSCQLCVHEGLLSQRSVTETLANARKIVGHFKHSPLAYSRLEDIQMDLNMDIKRLQQDVQLSALYQQH, encoded by the exons ATGCCGTCTCGCCACTATTTCACCGAGAAAGCTCTGCCAGCCCTTTATAAGAAGATTTCTGACAAACTACTTGTCCTGTTATCAGATGTACCCTATGTTTTGTTCACCACAGACATCTGGAGTTCGTCCGTAGCTCCCATGTCTCTACTAAGCCTTACCGCACAGTGGATTGGCTCAAGTTTTGTTTTACGCCGTGCgatcctacatgtccaggaatttCGCGGATCGCACACCGCAGAGCGCATCCAGCAATCGGTGGAAAAGATGATAAACAACTGGGGAATTGACAAGCAACGGGTCCACGTAATTTTGCGTGACAACGCGGCAAATATGAAGAAAGCTATGAGGGATATGGGAGTGCCGAGTGTGGGCTGTGTCGCCCATTCCTGTCAACTCTGTGTGCATGAGGGCCTGCTGTCTCAGCGCAGCGTGACGGAGACCCTGGCCAATGCAAGGAAGATTGTAGGCCATTTTAAACACTCCCCGTTGGCCTACTCTCGACTAGAAGACATACAGATGGACCTAAATATGGATATCAAGCGCCTACAGCAAGATGTACAG CTGAGTGCACTCTACCAGCAACACTGA